The [Clostridium] scindens ATCC 35704 nucleotide sequence ATCATGGGGCTAATGCGCTCCGGCTACTGGGCTGCGCTTCTTGCGGGCACTGCCATACTTGCGGGGCGTGAAATTAAAAAATTATTACAACAGTCGGAGGAACTGGTATGGAATTAATCATTGACCGATTATCGAAACAATATAAGAACAAGATTGCCGTTGACCGGATATCCCTGACGCTTCATCAGGGCGTATATGGACTTCTGGGAGCAAACGGGGCAGGAAAGACTACGCTGATGCGTATGCTGTGCGGAATTTTACGGCCTACAAGCGGCACGGTCATGTTTGAGAATATGGATGTATCAACGGAAGACTACCGCAAGGAACTGGGGTATCTTCCCCAGGATTTTGGATATTATCCTAATTTTACGGGGAGAGATTTCCTGATGTACATGGCGGTGCTGAAGGGAATGACGAAAAGCCGCGCCCAAAAGCGATGCGCAAAGCTGCTGGATGAGGTGGGATTAAAAGAAATGGGAGATAAGAAGATTAAGACTTATTCCGGGGGCATGAAGCAGAGACTGGGAATTGCCCAGGCTCTTCTAAGCCACCCAAGGATATTGATCTTAGACGAGCCCACCGCCGGGCTGGACCCAAAAGAGAGGGTGCGCTTCCGGGATATGATCGCAGCGTTGGGAAAAGAAAGCATCGTGATTCTCTCCACCCACATTGTATCTGATATTGAACATATCGCTGACCGGATATTGCTGATGAAGGACGGACAGATTATTTTCAATGGAACACAGGAGGAGATCGGAGAAGATTTAGAAGAGTTCTATTTGAAGCAGTTTGAGGAGGTGGGAGAACATGCGTAGTTTCTGGTTGCTGACTGGTTTTGAGTATAAGAAATTATTTCAGCGTAAGATCGTATGGATAACGCTTGCAGTTATGATTGCAGCCTGCATCCTTCTGCCTTGCATTTCCTACATGGCTACCGGTTATACCATTGATGGGGAACCTGTCAATGGATATGATCTGAAGAAAAAACATGTCGCCCAGGACAAGGAAGCCAGTGGAACCAGGCTTGATGGGAAGACGCTCAAAAATATGGAGGAGTCCCCGTCAGATATTCCCGGCGGGCTATTCAACATGGTGTACTATATCACTGGCGGATGGGAAGTTGATGGCCTAAAGGAACAAGAACTATACCAGATCCGTGAGAACAATATAGAGGCAAATTGGGAGAGCGCCAGGCTTTCCAAGGGAGAAAAAAAGTATATGGCAGAGCAGGAAGAGAAGATTGAAAAACCTCTGACATATGAATATTCAGACGGATACCAGGAGGCAGGCACGCAGATGGTATTTGTCGGGCTGCTGCAGACGCTTCTGATTGCCATCTGCATTCCATCCGTATTCGCGGAGGAACATATAAGAAAGACGGATCAGTTGAACTTATGCACGAATATGG carries:
- a CDS encoding ABC transporter permease; the protein is MRSFWLLTGFEYKKLFQRKIVWITLAVMIAACILLPCISYMATGYTIDGEPVNGYDLKKKHVAQDKEASGTRLDGKTLKNMEESPSDIPGGLFNMVYYITGGWEVDGLKEQELYQIRENNIEANWESARLSKGEKKYMAEQEEKIEKPLTYEYSDGYQEAGTQMVFVGLLQTLLIAICIPSVFAEEHIRKTDQLNLCTNMGKKTLYLAKIAVGISFSLAATVMMALAITIPTFLINGLEGFDAPIQSFAPLESWAMTAGERLLIMMAMGLLAAILHSAAGMLMSEKARGNVAPMAVMVGFMLVSLFATVPDQYRALAQAWDLVPGNVLSATGPFGVRLFQIFGRYLAAWQVVPIVYLAVAAVCIVLGGRLYKNYQVSGR
- a CDS encoding ABC transporter ATP-binding protein; the protein is MELIIDRLSKQYKNKIAVDRISLTLHQGVYGLLGANGAGKTTLMRMLCGILRPTSGTVMFENMDVSTEDYRKELGYLPQDFGYYPNFTGRDFLMYMAVLKGMTKSRAQKRCAKLLDEVGLKEMGDKKIKTYSGGMKQRLGIAQALLSHPRILILDEPTAGLDPKERVRFRDMIAALGKESIVILSTHIVSDIEHIADRILLMKDGQIIFNGTQEEIGEDLEEFYLKQFEEVGEHA